One window of Terriglobia bacterium genomic DNA carries:
- a CDS encoding metalloregulator ArsR/SmtB family transcription factor: MGRGKKRQEPKARMDAYEAVFTALAHPARRRILLTLNFEGGSMKAGGIAGLFEHAWPTTTRHIQVLESAGLLRHDRRGRTRVYHIDRRRLELVRDWLEWFSKDPH, translated from the coding sequence ATGGGGAGGGGCAAGAAGAGACAGGAGCCGAAGGCAAGGATGGATGCGTACGAGGCGGTGTTTACCGCGCTCGCCCACCCGGCGCGCCGGCGCATCCTGCTCACGCTGAACTTCGAGGGCGGATCGATGAAGGCCGGCGGGATCGCCGGCCTCTTTGAGCATGCCTGGCCGACGACGACACGGCATATCCAGGTGCTCGAGTCAGCCGGGCTGCTCCGGCACGACCGGCGGGGACGCACTCGCGTCTACCACATTGATCGCCGCCGCCTCGAGCTCGTTCGGGATTGGCTCGAGTGGTTTTCGAAGGACCCTCACTGA